One window of the Amycolatopsis mediterranei genome contains the following:
- a CDS encoding YciI family protein, with amino-acid sequence MRFLVIVKASPESEAAGFQPGAEELAEMTKFNERLVAEGRMELAEGLTSSADGSRVLFEGDAEPKVIDGPFAETKELIAGFWVLRGESLGEIVELMKQVPNLGPGEGVLEIRPIGE; translated from the coding sequence GTGCGGTTCCTGGTGATCGTGAAGGCCAGCCCCGAATCGGAGGCGGCCGGGTTCCAGCCCGGTGCCGAAGAGCTGGCCGAGATGACGAAGTTCAACGAGCGGCTGGTCGCCGAGGGGCGGATGGAACTCGCCGAGGGGCTCACGTCCAGCGCGGACGGCTCGCGCGTCCTGTTCGAAGGCGACGCGGAGCCCAAGGTCATCGACGGCCCGTTCGCGGAGACCAAGGAACTGATCGCGGGATTCTGGGTGCTCAGGGGCGAGTCCCTCGGCGAGATCGTCGAGCTGATGAAGCAGGTCCCGAACCTCGGCCCGGGGGAGGGAGTGCTGGAGATCCGCCCGATCGGCGAGTAG
- a CDS encoding YciI family protein, with the protein MRFMVIVKSNEDSEAGQGPSAELLEQMGKFNEELVKAGILLAGEGLTPSSQGARVVFSGTEEPKVVDGPFAETKELVGGFWILQCRDREECIEWIKRMPNPDGQAGEVEIRRVAEAADFENMTPEVADLESRLRAQSAGQA; encoded by the coding sequence ATGCGGTTCATGGTGATCGTCAAGTCGAACGAGGACTCCGAAGCGGGCCAGGGCCCCAGCGCCGAGCTGCTCGAGCAGATGGGGAAGTTCAACGAAGAGCTGGTCAAGGCCGGCATCCTGCTCGCCGGCGAAGGGCTCACACCGAGCTCGCAGGGCGCGCGGGTCGTCTTCTCCGGCACCGAGGAGCCCAAGGTCGTCGACGGTCCGTTCGCCGAGACCAAGGAGCTCGTCGGCGGCTTCTGGATCCTGCAGTGCCGCGACCGCGAAGAGTGCATCGAGTGGATCAAGCGGATGCCCAACCCCGACGGCCAGGCCGGTGAGGTCGAGATCCGCCGCGTCGCCGAGGCGGCCGACTTCGAGAACATGACGCCGGAAGTCGCCGACCTGGAAAGCCGGCTGCGGGCGCAGTCCGCAGGGCAGGCGTGA
- a CDS encoding small ribosomal subunit Rsm22 family protein, producing the protein MVAVLPDDLSSALDDELARHPVGRLTQSVDRLSARYRQGDAATSPILSSEADVAAYAGYRMPATYAAVHAVLAEAALRAPGFQPRTQVDVGGGTGAAVWAAAAVWPSLTRCTVVEQVAGAIGLGKRLASGAGRAAVRDAEWRRGFVDPAAPAPEADLVTLSYVLGELPEAGRADVVRWLAAESGTVALIEPGTPAGYERIRAARAQLIGLGRHVVAPCPHDAACPIVPGEDWCHFAARLPRSGLHRKLKAGTLGFEDEKFAYVVASRSATVAERPDARIIRHPKKHKGWVALDLCTPDGLKPSVAVSKKQGPRYRAARDAEWGDGWSST; encoded by the coding sequence GTGGTGGCGGTACTCCCCGACGATCTCTCCTCCGCGCTCGACGACGAGCTGGCCCGGCACCCCGTGGGCCGGCTGACCCAGTCCGTCGACCGGCTCAGCGCGCGCTACCGCCAAGGTGACGCGGCCACTTCGCCGATCCTCAGCTCCGAAGCCGACGTCGCCGCGTACGCGGGCTACCGCATGCCCGCGACCTATGCCGCCGTGCACGCTGTGCTCGCCGAAGCCGCGTTGCGCGCTCCCGGCTTCCAGCCGCGTACCCAGGTCGACGTCGGCGGGGGGACCGGTGCCGCCGTGTGGGCGGCCGCGGCCGTGTGGCCTTCGCTGACCCGGTGCACCGTGGTGGAGCAGGTGGCCGGGGCCATCGGGCTCGGCAAGCGGCTCGCCTCGGGCGCCGGACGGGCCGCGGTCCGGGATGCCGAATGGCGGCGCGGGTTCGTCGATCCCGCCGCGCCGGCGCCGGAAGCCGACCTCGTCACGCTCTCCTACGTGCTGGGTGAGCTGCCGGAAGCCGGCCGGGCCGACGTCGTGCGCTGGCTGGCCGCCGAGTCCGGCACGGTCGCGCTGATCGAGCCCGGCACGCCGGCCGGCTACGAGCGGATCCGCGCCGCCCGCGCGCAGCTGATCGGACTCGGCCGGCACGTCGTCGCGCCGTGCCCGCACGATGCCGCGTGCCCGATCGTGCCCGGCGAGGACTGGTGCCACTTCGCCGCGCGGCTCCCCCGCTCGGGACTGCACCGGAAGCTCAAGGCGGGCACGCTCGGGTTCGAGGACGAGAAGTTCGCCTACGTCGTCGCGTCGCGGAGCGCGACCGTGGCCGAGCGGCCGGACGCGCGGATCATCCGGCACCCCAAGAAGCACAAGGGCTGGGTGGCGCTCGACCTGTGCACGCCGGACGGCCTGAAGCCCAGCGTCGCCGTCTCGAAGAAACAGGGCCCGCGCTACCGGGCGGCCCGGGACGCCGAGTGGGGCGACGGCTGGTCGTCCACCTAG
- a CDS encoding maleylpyruvate isomerase family mycothiol-dependent enzyme, with protein sequence MTIEQWHQVRAALPEVGGRFADLLTGVGDPHVRALGEWSIAEAASHVGMIALMYTAMIRGDGGPLPLPGLEEPIYAASVDTISRMNALALELYPERDPVRLATRLRADIAEVLLVSADLDPEKPVWWLGGSRVPAAGVLAHLVNEMLIHGLDIARAIGQPWRIPARLEALFLELFLFGMVSGGMGHLLDDATPSPRRIAVEFRSAYTRPAVLALQHGKLRCEEPDGTADVRLRFDPAVLVPMMFGRISRLRAALLGGVRIGGPRPWLLPAFLRTVRMP encoded by the coding sequence GTGACGATCGAACAGTGGCACCAGGTGCGCGCGGCGTTGCCCGAGGTCGGTGGCCGGTTCGCGGACCTGCTGACCGGCGTCGGAGACCCGCACGTGAGAGCCCTCGGCGAGTGGTCGATCGCCGAAGCGGCGTCGCACGTGGGGATGATCGCGCTGATGTACACGGCGATGATCCGCGGCGACGGCGGCCCGCTGCCGCTGCCGGGTCTCGAAGAGCCGATCTACGCGGCGAGCGTCGACACGATCTCCCGGATGAACGCGCTCGCGCTGGAGCTCTACCCGGAGCGCGACCCGGTCCGGCTGGCCACGCGCCTGCGCGCGGACATCGCCGAGGTGCTGCTGGTCAGCGCGGACCTCGACCCGGAGAAGCCGGTCTGGTGGCTGGGCGGCTCCCGCGTGCCGGCGGCGGGCGTCCTCGCGCACCTGGTCAACGAAATGCTGATCCACGGCCTCGACATCGCCCGCGCCATCGGGCAGCCGTGGCGCATCCCCGCGCGGCTCGAAGCGCTGTTCCTGGAGCTGTTCCTGTTCGGCATGGTCTCGGGCGGCATGGGCCACCTCCTCGACGACGCGACGCCGTCGCCGCGTCGCATCGCGGTGGAGTTCCGGTCGGCGTACACGAGACCGGCGGTACTGGCGCTCCAGCACGGAAAGCTGCGCTGCGAGGAGCCGGACGGCACCGCCGACGTCCGGCTGCGGTTCGACCCGGCGGTGCTGGTGCCGATGATGTTCGGCCGGATTTCCCGCCTCCGCGCGGCCCTGCTCGGCGGCGTGCGGATCGGCGGCCCGCGGCCGTGGCTGCTCCCGGCCTTCTTGCGGACGGTCCGGATGCCCTAG
- a CDS encoding sensor histidine kinase, which produces MARILPRSTRWRVALFAALASAVVLGLGSYWFVRSLRSGLDLAAVRVANEKVAAIAGLLEAGVSPTEVAGQLNYGGYRISLGKGKDSGCPERLDQGGTVVGKARVLGPGCVVGMPFPIDGGIESVTGTKGGKYFVQAQTALDPVGLETVANAEQLLWGGVPAAALFIGGVAWFAVRRSLRAVGALRAEVDGIRARDLGRRVPVPDSGDEITELAVTMNAMLARLDRSVQRQSQFTADASHELRTPLASMRTQLEVQLAHPDRLDWRHSFENAVLDVSRMETLTGDLLLLSKLDIDQPAGSTRIALADLLTEHLAARLPRDGVEVRTEIRADPVVQGHAGRLERVLRNLVDNAERHAASRVTITLTEAGGHGVLTVRDDGPGIPAEHRERVFDRFVRLDDDRAREDDGGSGLGLAIAAEIARTHGGTLRVAESTSGACLELRLPLA; this is translated from the coding sequence ATGGCCCGGATCCTGCCCCGGTCGACCCGGTGGCGGGTCGCCCTCTTCGCCGCCCTCGCGTCGGCTGTCGTGCTCGGTCTCGGGTCGTACTGGTTCGTGCGGTCGCTGCGCAGCGGTCTGGACCTCGCCGCGGTGCGGGTGGCCAACGAAAAGGTCGCCGCCATCGCGGGCCTGCTCGAGGCCGGCGTGTCGCCCACCGAAGTGGCCGGGCAGCTGAACTACGGCGGCTACCGGATCAGTCTCGGCAAGGGGAAGGACAGCGGCTGCCCGGAGCGCCTGGACCAGGGCGGGACTGTCGTCGGGAAGGCGCGGGTGCTGGGTCCCGGCTGCGTGGTGGGGATGCCGTTCCCGATCGACGGCGGCATCGAGTCGGTCACCGGGACCAAAGGCGGAAAGTACTTCGTCCAGGCGCAGACCGCGCTCGACCCGGTCGGCCTCGAGACCGTGGCCAATGCCGAGCAGCTCCTCTGGGGCGGGGTCCCCGCGGCGGCGCTGTTCATCGGGGGCGTCGCCTGGTTCGCCGTGCGCCGGTCGCTGCGCGCGGTCGGCGCCCTGCGCGCCGAGGTCGACGGCATCCGCGCGCGGGACCTCGGCCGCCGCGTCCCGGTGCCCGACTCCGGCGACGAGATCACCGAACTGGCCGTCACGATGAACGCGATGCTGGCCCGGCTCGACCGGTCGGTGCAGCGGCAGAGCCAGTTCACCGCGGACGCGTCCCACGAGCTGCGCACGCCGCTGGCGTCGATGCGCACCCAGCTCGAGGTCCAGCTCGCCCACCCGGATCGGCTCGACTGGCGCCACAGCTTCGAAAACGCGGTGCTGGACGTCTCGCGGATGGAGACGCTCACCGGGGACCTGCTGCTGCTCAGCAAGCTGGACATCGATCAGCCGGCCGGGAGCACGCGGATCGCGCTGGCGGACCTGCTCACCGAGCACCTGGCCGCGCGGCTCCCGCGTGACGGCGTCGAGGTGCGCACCGAGATCCGCGCCGATCCGGTGGTCCAGGGGCACGCGGGACGCCTGGAGCGCGTGCTGCGCAACCTCGTCGACAACGCCGAGCGGCACGCTGCGAGCCGCGTGACGATCACGCTCACCGAAGCCGGCGGCCACGGCGTGCTGACCGTCCGGGACGACGGCCCCGGCATCCCGGCCGAACACCGCGAGCGCGTCTTCGACCGGTTCGTCCGCCTCGACGACGACCGTGCGCGCGAAGACGACGGCGGTTCCGGGCTGGGCCTGGCGATCGCCGCGGAGATCGCGCGGACGCACGGCGGCACGCTGCGCGTCGCCGAGAGCACCTCCGGCGCCTGCCTGGAGCTGCGCTTACCGCTTGCCTGA